The following are encoded together in the Candidatus Methylomirabilis oxygeniifera genome:
- a CDS encoding conserved exported protein of unknown function (Evidence 4 : Homologs of previously reported genes of unknown function), which yields MYRIRGMLAATVVASLFIGTAAQVSAYEGGEIKDGGTITGTIKFAGTAPARKELQVTKDKEVCGKKQHLSYDLIVGPNKGIENAVVSLLDMKTGKKWTITKATLDQNGCVYEPHVVVMPAAGELEILNNDGILHNIHTYSKANSSINKAQPKFKKVLTEKFAKPEIVKVTCDAHSWMLGWVVVSDHPYVAVTNDKGEFTLSDVPPGSYKLEVWQETLGKKVQDVVVKAKQETKLNVELTKQ from the coding sequence ATGTACAGGATACGCGGAATGCTTGCAGCGACTGTGGTGGCGAGCTTGTTCATTGGGACTGCCGCTCAGGTTTCAGCTTACGAGGGCGGCGAGATCAAAGACGGCGGGACCATCACCGGTACCATCAAGTTTGCCGGGACTGCACCGGCGCGGAAAGAGCTCCAGGTGACGAAGGACAAAGAAGTGTGCGGGAAAAAACAGCACCTGAGCTATGATCTCATAGTGGGTCCGAACAAAGGGATTGAAAATGCCGTGGTGAGTCTGCTGGATATGAAAACTGGGAAGAAGTGGACGATCACGAAAGCCACGCTGGATCAAAACGGGTGCGTCTACGAGCCGCATGTCGTGGTCATGCCCGCCGCCGGCGAACTGGAGATCCTGAACAATGACGGGATTCTCCATAATATTCATACCTACAGCAAGGCGAACTCGTCGATCAACAAGGCTCAGCCGAAATTCAAGAAGGTGTTGACTGAAAAATTTGCGAAACCGGAGATTGTCAAGGTGACCTGCGATGCTCATAGCTGGATGCTCGGCTGGGTCGTTGTGTCCGACCATCCGTATGTGGCGGTCACCAACGACAAAGGCGAGTTTACTCTGAGCGATGTTCCGCCGGGCAGCTATAAACTCGAGGTCTGGCAGGAGACGCTGGGCAAGAAGGTCCAGGACGTCGTCGTCAAGGCAAAGCAGGAGACAAAGCTGAACGTCGAACTGACGAAGCAGTAG
- the ppdK gene encoding pyruvate phosphate dikinase (Evidence 2b : Function of strongly homologous gene; PubMedId : 9168612; Product type e : enzyme) yields MAKKYTYFFGKGRAEGRAEQKNLLGGKGANLHEMTALKIPVPPGFTISTDTCIEYFKQGRRFPRGLWSEVETQVAKLERAMGKRFGDLKDPLLVSVRSGARISMPGMMDTVLNLGLNDKTVQGLIRRSQNPRFAYDSYRRLLQMFGDVVLGIKKTAFEGLLSEMKRKKRVTADTELTAEDLMELVEQFKEVVRREADQEFPQDPKEQLRLAISAVFESWHNKRAIEYRRIYKVPDDWGTAVNVQAMVFGNLGEDSGTGVAFTRDPSIGERRIYGEFLQNAQGEDVVAGIRTPRPITDLKEAWPRVYREFERICRTLERHYRDMMDIEFTIENGTLYMLQCRVGKRTAHAAIKIAVDMAKERLIDRKMAVLRVEPWQLEQLLHPRIDPKLQVRTIAKGLPASPGAAVGKAVFTAEEAVEAAERREKVVLVRPETSPEDIAGMVAAQGILTARGGLTSHAAVVARGMGKACVAGCTDIFVNEEDGYFQVANLTVRRGDSITIDGTTGDVIIGEVELTQPEELTGEFGALIGWADGFRKIGIRTNADTPTDARVTRQFGAEGIGLCRTEHMFFEGDRIVAVREMILAKDADERRKALAKLLPMQKQDFKAIFEIMNGLPVIIRTLDPPLHEFLPRKDEEIRKVAEHMGVSEEALKEKVRILHEFNPMLGHRGCRLGISHPEITEMQARAIFEAACELKREGKRPFPEIMIPLVGHVKELRLQREIVDRVAREVMKEYRVKVRYLVGTMIELPRAVLVADQIAEAADFFSFGTNDLTQTTFGFSRDDAGRFLPLYLEQGILPTDPFAVLDEEGVGALMRIGIEKGRRAKPQLEVGICGEHGGEPNSVDLCHRLGLDYVSCSPYRVPIAKLAAAHAVLKRQVKIKEMGEK; encoded by the coding sequence ATGGCAAAGAAATATACGTACTTTTTTGGAAAGGGTCGGGCGGAAGGCAGAGCGGAGCAGAAGAATCTTCTTGGGGGAAAAGGGGCGAATCTCCATGAAATGACCGCCCTCAAGATCCCCGTACCGCCCGGCTTTACCATCTCAACCGACACCTGCATCGAATACTTCAAGCAGGGCCGACGCTTCCCGCGCGGGCTCTGGTCCGAGGTCGAGACGCAAGTCGCCAAGCTGGAACGCGCCATGGGGAAGCGGTTCGGCGATTTGAAAGACCCCCTCCTGGTTTCCGTCCGTTCAGGCGCGAGAATCTCAATGCCCGGAATGATGGATACCGTCTTGAACCTGGGGTTAAACGACAAGACGGTTCAGGGTCTCATCAGACGTTCTCAAAATCCCCGCTTTGCCTATGACAGCTACCGACGACTGCTCCAGATGTTCGGAGACGTGGTGCTGGGTATCAAAAAGACGGCATTTGAAGGACTCCTCAGCGAGATGAAACGGAAGAAACGGGTGACGGCCGATACGGAACTGACGGCTGAGGATCTCATGGAGTTGGTGGAGCAGTTCAAAGAGGTGGTGCGGCGGGAGGCGGACCAGGAGTTTCCGCAGGATCCCAAGGAACAGCTTCGCCTGGCGATCAGCGCCGTGTTCGAGTCGTGGCACAATAAGCGGGCGATTGAGTATCGGCGGATCTACAAGGTACCGGATGACTGGGGTACTGCCGTCAACGTGCAGGCGATGGTCTTCGGCAATCTGGGCGAAGACTCCGGAACGGGCGTGGCCTTTACCCGCGATCCGTCGATCGGGGAGCGGCGGATCTACGGCGAGTTTCTCCAGAATGCCCAAGGCGAAGATGTGGTGGCGGGCATCAGGACGCCACGCCCCATTACGGACCTGAAGGAGGCCTGGCCTCGCGTCTACCGAGAGTTCGAGCGGATTTGCCGGACCCTGGAGCGCCATTATCGCGACATGATGGACATTGAGTTCACCATCGAGAACGGAACGCTCTACATGCTGCAGTGTCGCGTCGGCAAAAGGACGGCCCACGCCGCCATCAAGATTGCCGTGGATATGGCGAAGGAGCGTCTGATTGACCGAAAGATGGCCGTCCTGCGGGTGGAGCCGTGGCAACTCGAACAACTGCTGCACCCAAGGATCGATCCGAAGTTACAGGTCCGCACGATTGCGAAGGGCCTGCCGGCTTCACCTGGCGCCGCCGTCGGGAAGGCGGTCTTTACGGCGGAGGAGGCGGTCGAGGCCGCGGAGCGGCGCGAGAAGGTCGTTCTGGTCAGACCCGAAACCTCTCCGGAGGATATCGCGGGGATGGTGGCTGCCCAGGGGATCCTCACGGCTCGGGGAGGCCTGACCAGCCATGCCGCTGTGGTGGCTCGCGGTATGGGGAAAGCCTGCGTTGCCGGCTGCACCGACATCTTCGTCAATGAGGAAGACGGGTACTTCCAAGTGGCGAATCTGACTGTCCGACGGGGAGACTCGATCACGATCGATGGTACGACGGGAGATGTCATTATCGGAGAGGTGGAGCTGACCCAACCTGAGGAACTGACTGGTGAGTTCGGCGCCCTGATCGGGTGGGCGGACGGCTTTCGGAAGATCGGTATCAGGACCAACGCCGATACGCCGACAGATGCTCGGGTCACGCGACAGTTCGGGGCCGAAGGAATAGGACTCTGTCGGACCGAACACATGTTCTTCGAGGGAGATCGGATCGTGGCCGTGCGAGAGATGATCCTCGCGAAGGACGCTGACGAGCGGCGGAAGGCTTTGGCCAAGCTGCTGCCGATGCAGAAGCAGGACTTCAAGGCGATCTTCGAGATCATGAACGGGCTCCCTGTGATTATCAGGACATTGGATCCCCCATTGCATGAGTTCCTCCCGAGAAAGGACGAGGAGATTCGAAAGGTCGCTGAGCACATGGGGGTATCGGAGGAGGCGCTCAAGGAAAAGGTTCGCATCCTTCACGAGTTTAATCCGATGCTGGGCCATCGTGGTTGTCGTCTCGGGATCAGCCATCCTGAGATTACCGAGATGCAGGCGCGGGCGATCTTTGAGGCGGCCTGCGAACTCAAACGGGAAGGGAAGCGTCCATTCCCGGAGATCATGATTCCTCTTGTCGGCCACGTGAAAGAGCTGCGGCTTCAGCGGGAGATTGTGGACCGGGTGGCTCGAGAGGTGATGAAGGAGTATCGGGTGAAGGTTCGCTACCTTGTGGGGACCATGATCGAGCTCCCAAGGGCGGTGCTGGTGGCCGATCAGATTGCCGAGGCGGCCGATTTCTTCTCCTTCGGCACGAACGACCTGACCCAGACGACCTTCGGCTTCTCACGCGACGACGCCGGCCGGTTCCTGCCCCTGTATTTGGAACAGGGCATCCTTCCGACGGACCCGTTCGCCGTTCTCGACGAAGAGGGAGTGGGGGCGCTCATGCGGATCGGCATAGAAAAAGGTCGCCGGGCCAAGCCACAGTTGGAGGTCGGTATCTGCGGGGAGCATGGGGGCGAGCCCAACTCCGTCGATCTCTGTCACCGGTTGGGCCTGGATTACGTAAGCTGCTCCCCGTACCGTGTTCCCATCGCCAAGCTGGCGGCGGCCCATGCCGTTCTGAAGAGGCAGGTGAAGATCAAAGAGATGGGGGAGAAGTAG
- a CDS encoding conserved membrane protein of unknown function (Evidence 4 : Homologs of previously reported genes of unknown function): MADVKEDTTPKPAAQPAGAKDPVVADRVHVWPYLVRNEFICSIIVMVILTVWAILIDAPLEEAANPTRTPNPSKAPWYFLGLQEMLVYFDPWFAGVVLPSLIIVGLMIIPYVDVNPKGNGYYTFRERPFAILTFLFGFFFLWISLIITGVFFRGPGWNLFWPWETWDPHMVIALTNVDLPAWGPFRWMGNPKIFGVELIGLVLIALYFSTAIVYYFAKRDTSDTIRLLGAVRYGIVAFLFLTMMSLPIKMFLRLAFNIKNVWVTPWFNI; this comes from the coding sequence ATGGCTGACGTAAAAGAGGACACAACGCCGAAACCGGCTGCGCAACCGGCCGGCGCGAAAGACCCTGTGGTTGCCGATAGGGTCCACGTCTGGCCCTACTTGGTCCGCAACGAGTTTATCTGTTCGATTATCGTCATGGTGATCCTGACCGTCTGGGCGATTCTGATCGATGCGCCTTTGGAAGAGGCGGCCAACCCCACACGAACCCCCAATCCGAGCAAGGCGCCGTGGTATTTTCTGGGACTTCAGGAGATGCTGGTCTACTTCGATCCCTGGTTTGCCGGTGTCGTCCTGCCCAGCCTGATCATTGTCGGGCTCATGATCATCCCATACGTCGATGTCAATCCTAAGGGAAACGGTTATTACACCTTTCGGGAGCGTCCCTTCGCCATTCTTACGTTTTTGTTCGGCTTTTTTTTCCTCTGGATTTCACTGATCATTACGGGCGTATTCTTCAGGGGCCCAGGCTGGAACCTCTTCTGGCCGTGGGAGACCTGGGATCCCCATATGGTGATTGCACTGACCAACGTCGATTTGCCGGCATGGGGCCCGTTTCGGTGGATGGGCAATCCCAAGATCTTCGGGGTTGAGTTGATAGGGCTGGTGTTGATTGCGCTCTACTTCAGCACAGCGATCGTCTATTACTTCGCAAAGCGGGATACGAGCGACACGATCCGTCTGTTGGGAGCTGTCCGATACGGGATCGTGGCCTTCCTCTTTTTGACGATGATGAGTCTTCCGATCAAGATGTTCTTGCGTCTGGCATTTAACATCAAGAATGTCTGGGTCACACCCTGGTTCAATATCTAA
- a CDS encoding Putative di-haem cytochrome c peroxidase (Evidence 3 : Function proposed based on presence of conserved amino acid motif, structural feature or limited homology; PubMedId : 8591033, 9202457; Product type pe : putative enzyme), whose product MERWVRGMLIAAALLLIGGVVSRSVAQGPYKLTLPLGLQKEAAYVPPDNPLTAEKIELGRQLFFDGRLSADGTVSCATCHAPDNGFSDGRPTSIGIKGQVGSRNAPTTVNRLFSQEQFWDGRAASLEEQALGPIKNPIEMGNTLNGMTATLSSIKGYREQFKRVFGTDVNAAGVAKAIAAFERSLVCGNSAFDRYEDGDDAALSESEQRGLEIFRERGNCARCHTGFAFTDERYHNIGVGMDTSNPDLGRYAMTRKESDKGAFKTPTLRDIAASAPYFHDGSTKSLDDVVEFYDRGGTKNPNLSNEIKRLLLSAPEKADLVAFLKSLSCPDLKVAAPTLPK is encoded by the coding sequence ATGGAGCGATGGGTACGAGGCATGCTGATCGCTGCTGCCCTGCTGCTTATCGGCGGCGTTGTTAGTCGAAGTGTGGCGCAGGGACCGTACAAACTTACACTACCCTTGGGGCTGCAGAAAGAGGCTGCCTACGTCCCTCCGGATAATCCGCTCACAGCAGAAAAGATCGAACTCGGGCGACAACTGTTCTTTGACGGTCGACTCTCTGCGGATGGAACCGTGTCCTGCGCCACCTGCCACGCGCCGGATAACGGGTTTTCAGACGGACGGCCGACCTCTATAGGGATTAAGGGACAGGTAGGCAGCCGCAACGCACCCACCACGGTCAATCGTCTCTTCAGCCAGGAGCAGTTCTGGGATGGTCGGGCCGCTTCACTGGAAGAGCAGGCGCTGGGTCCGATCAAGAATCCTATCGAGATGGGCAATACGCTAAACGGGATGACGGCCACGCTTTCTTCGATTAAAGGATACCGCGAGCAGTTCAAACGGGTATTTGGGACAGACGTCAACGCAGCGGGTGTGGCGAAGGCTATCGCGGCATTCGAGCGGAGCCTGGTGTGCGGCAATTCGGCATTCGACAGATATGAAGACGGCGACGACGCGGCGCTCTCAGAGAGTGAGCAGCGAGGACTTGAGATCTTTCGGGAGAGAGGCAATTGCGCACGATGCCACACCGGCTTTGCATTTACCGATGAGCGGTACCACAACATCGGCGTAGGTATGGACACGTCGAACCCGGATCTCGGACGGTATGCAATGACCAGGAAAGAATCGGACAAGGGAGCGTTTAAGACGCCGACCCTGCGCGATATCGCCGCCAGCGCCCCCTATTTCCACGACGGAAGCACCAAGAGCCTGGACGATGTCGTCGAGTTCTACGATCGGGGCGGCACGAAGAACCCGAACCTGTCGAACGAGATCAAACGACTTCTCTTGTCGGCCCCGGAAAAAGCCGACCTTGTGGCGTTTCTGAAATCACTGAGCTGCCCGGATCTCAAGGTAGCCGCGCCCACTCTACCGAAGTAG
- a CDS encoding conserved exported protein of unknown function (Evidence 4 : Homologs of previously reported genes of unknown function) codes for MKRQHSSIRTALGASLLGLLLVVVPGPSPAIAHKAKHTPEQLKAFEQVFMEQVKVGDLLFHGDGAVQKRLGVTLSNTGMACAMCHPFASDTHPYTFPKFQEQINKFATLRDMINWCIEKAAEGERIEDDSDAMKALETYIYWSTRGSKLDPGRH; via the coding sequence ATGAAGCGCCAACACAGTTCTATCAGAACGGCACTAGGTGCCTCTCTCCTGGGTCTGCTCCTTGTCGTCGTCCCCGGGCCCAGCCCGGCCATCGCTCACAAGGCCAAGCACACGCCCGAGCAACTGAAAGCGTTTGAGCAGGTCTTTATGGAACAGGTCAAGGTCGGCGACTTACTCTTCCATGGCGACGGCGCCGTCCAGAAGCGACTCGGCGTGACGCTGTCCAACACGGGAATGGCATGCGCGATGTGCCATCCCTTTGCGTCGGACACCCACCCCTATACGTTTCCAAAATTTCAGGAACAGATCAACAAGTTTGCCACGCTGCGAGATATGATCAACTGGTGCATCGAAAAGGCCGCTGAAGGGGAGAGAATCGAGGACGATTCAGACGCCATGAAGGCTCTGGAGACGTATATCTACTGGTCTACCAGAGGCTCGAAGCTCGACCCGGGACGGCACTGA
- a CDS encoding hypothetical octaheam cytochrome c (Evidence 5 : No homology to any previously reported sequences), giving the protein MLFLSVAVWAVWDEGKTRRPWKAHQQQFNRLESEQIARELAKERARLDMPDTQAAIAKLQQDLKSAQARLAGPEAVKAQQLLVQRETEQVEINVKAQFVKSELDEALYWVEHAVHTKKDPAEFRAKVAALEKQLRELTAQADRLGAQVEEARKGVKRFLADVDTVQSRIGEFSAPVTALERRLEAIGARSPEVKQIVVEGLATNEFKVPILTVDRCTTCHLAIDRVGFEQAEQPFRTHPHREVLFGNHEMTRFGCTACHQGQGPTLDVDAAHGEVSHWDRPLLRGDFVQTSCRKCHTDRKEFALAPVYSRGRQMVEELGCFGCHTIAGFEKAQKVGPDLTRIADKVDPNWLVRWIKKPRGYLPKTRMPHFDLTDEDAVNISAYLLRTSQPTPARKGTVRTPASVERGREIVGTVGCLGCHRIPGFETKAPSAGAPAVSPTDTPTSAFTPPPQPEDQDFAPDLSRIAGKVNANWLFDWLKNPKQFRPTTRMPDLRLSDDEARAVTAFLMTLGQKQSVAGVEREVRRVERIAAGERLIRKRGCFGCHEIKGFETSEKIAPDLSNFSRKRLLELFFGEAVQVKQTWQDYTFWKLKDPGIYATERVEQLMPNFGFTDDQAKTLMVYLKSLSTERVQPQFQRGLSDEERTIQDGRTLVKRYNCNGCHVIEGQGGAIAAFYANETRVPPPLEVGMMHEGEKVQATWLYQFLGRPIPLRPWLDVRMPTFGLTIEEATALTKYFAVMGKQQVPYEYVSVEESSPELVKAGRLLMSKDYFDCFTCHQQGEKKPEGPTENWAPDLGLAKRRLRPIWMSKWLKDPQKIQPGTKMPSYYPGGPEDILEGKEDRQIQAITEYLMRSGEN; this is encoded by the coding sequence ATGCTCTTTCTGTCGGTAGCGGTCTGGGCCGTCTGGGATGAGGGGAAGACCAGGCGTCCGTGGAAGGCCCATCAGCAACAGTTCAATCGGCTGGAGTCCGAACAGATCGCTCGGGAACTTGCCAAGGAGCGAGCACGGCTCGATATGCCGGACACTCAGGCTGCCATCGCGAAGCTGCAGCAGGACCTGAAGTCCGCGCAGGCCAGGCTGGCCGGACCAGAGGCGGTCAAGGCGCAGCAACTGTTGGTACAACGCGAGACCGAGCAGGTCGAGATCAACGTGAAGGCGCAGTTCGTCAAGAGCGAGCTGGATGAAGCGCTCTACTGGGTAGAACATGCCGTTCATACAAAAAAGGATCCCGCAGAATTCCGAGCCAAGGTGGCGGCACTGGAGAAGCAGTTACGGGAGCTGACGGCGCAGGCGGATAGACTGGGAGCGCAGGTCGAGGAGGCTCGGAAGGGTGTCAAACGGTTTCTGGCCGATGTCGATACCGTTCAGAGCAGGATAGGGGAGTTCAGCGCGCCGGTCACCGCCCTTGAGCGACGTCTGGAGGCTATCGGAGCTCGATCGCCAGAGGTCAAGCAGATCGTAGTCGAGGGTCTGGCGACCAACGAGTTCAAGGTGCCGATTCTTACCGTCGATCGATGTACAACCTGTCATCTTGCGATCGATCGAGTCGGTTTCGAACAGGCTGAACAGCCGTTTCGTACGCATCCGCATCGAGAGGTCCTGTTCGGCAATCACGAGATGACCCGCTTTGGTTGTACCGCGTGTCATCAGGGCCAGGGGCCGACTCTCGACGTCGATGCGGCGCACGGCGAGGTGTCTCACTGGGACCGCCCGTTGCTGCGCGGCGACTTCGTGCAGACGAGTTGTCGGAAATGCCATACCGACAGGAAGGAGTTTGCGCTGGCGCCTGTCTATTCGCGCGGGCGGCAGATGGTGGAGGAACTCGGCTGCTTCGGCTGTCATACGATAGCGGGATTCGAGAAGGCCCAGAAGGTCGGGCCGGATCTGACTCGGATCGCCGACAAGGTCGATCCGAATTGGCTGGTCCGGTGGATCAAGAAGCCGAGAGGATATCTGCCCAAGACGAGGATGCCTCATTTTGATCTGACGGATGAAGACGCAGTGAACATCTCGGCCTATCTTCTCCGCACATCCCAGCCGACGCCGGCTCGTAAGGGTACGGTGAGAACGCCCGCATCCGTCGAACGCGGGCGAGAGATCGTGGGTACGGTCGGTTGCCTTGGCTGCCACCGGATTCCTGGTTTCGAGACGAAGGCTCCGTCTGCCGGTGCACCCGCGGTATCGCCCACCGATACGCCTACCTCGGCGTTCACCCCGCCCCCCCAGCCCGAGGATCAGGATTTCGCACCGGATCTCTCAAGGATCGCCGGCAAGGTCAACGCGAACTGGCTCTTCGATTGGCTCAAGAATCCGAAGCAGTTTCGGCCCACAACCCGGATGCCTGATCTGCGTCTCTCAGACGACGAGGCGCGGGCAGTCACCGCCTTTCTGATGACGCTGGGACAGAAACAAAGCGTTGCGGGTGTGGAGCGAGAAGTGAGGAGAGTCGAGCGAATCGCGGCGGGTGAGCGTCTGATCCGTAAGCGGGGATGTTTCGGCTGCCACGAAATCAAGGGATTTGAGACGTCGGAGAAGATTGCGCCGGATCTCAGTAACTTCAGCCGAAAGCGATTGCTGGAGCTCTTCTTCGGCGAGGCGGTTCAGGTGAAGCAGACCTGGCAGGATTACACGTTCTGGAAACTGAAGGATCCCGGGATCTATGCCACCGAACGGGTAGAACAGTTGATGCCGAACTTCGGTTTTACCGATGACCAGGCGAAGACACTGATGGTCTACTTGAAAAGTCTCAGCACCGAGCGTGTCCAGCCGCAATTCCAAAGGGGACTGTCGGACGAAGAGCGAACCATTCAGGACGGACGAACTCTTGTGAAACGCTACAACTGCAACGGATGTCACGTCATTGAGGGACAGGGCGGCGCCATTGCGGCCTTTTACGCCAATGAGACCAGGGTCCCACCTCCTCTCGAAGTGGGGATGATGCATGAAGGAGAGAAGGTCCAAGCGACTTGGCTGTACCAGTTCCTGGGGCGGCCGATCCCGCTTCGGCCGTGGCTCGACGTCCGGATGCCGACCTTCGGGCTGACGATCGAGGAGGCGACCGCCTTAACCAAGTATTTTGCGGTAATGGGGAAGCAGCAGGTCCCCTATGAGTATGTCTCGGTGGAAGAGTCATCCCCGGAGCTTGTGAAGGCCGGTCGATTGCTGATGTCGAAGGACTATTTTGACTGTTTTACCTGTCACCAGCAGGGCGAGAAAAAACCCGAGGGCCCGACGGAAAACTGGGCGCCCGATCTCGGTCTGGCCAAGCGCCGCTTGCGGCCGATCTGGATGAGCAAGTGGCTGAAGGATCCGCAGAAGATCCAGCCCGGGACCAAGATGCCCAGTTACTATCCTGGCGGTCCGGAAGATATCCTCGAGGGTAAGGAGGACCGACAGATCCAGGCGATCACGGAATACCTGATGCGCTCTGGCGAGAACTGA
- a CDS encoding conserved protein of unknown function (Evidence 4 : Homologs of previously reported genes of unknown function), which produces MTGTRANRHERVTQAASPTVSRRAFLGLASTLIALEWADIAFALEPQAPDNSNQPTPPEQAYPLDLKVPPFTRNGANVPIVVEMRHPMNPDHYIKSLQILNEADPIPSKGIFHLSPANGRAYLSMQARMNSGTSTVLAIAECTRHGRWTTSRPITIPEGEGGCATGTEGDDHGSSDDGIRPPVIRIPELVDRGQVRRGEIIRVQMNVKHPSRTGLTHQGTTFRHTADPFYLKEMTVLYGDRLISRYEMTPAISDNPFITFALRASEQSAIRIVVTNSRGQQFQATQEVALT; this is translated from the coding sequence ATGACAGGCACGCGCGCCAACAGGCACGAGCGGGTCACCCAGGCAGCGTCACCTACGGTGTCGAGACGGGCCTTTCTCGGTCTCGCCTCGACGCTGATCGCCTTAGAGTGGGCCGACATTGCATTCGCCCTGGAGCCGCAAGCTCCCGACAATTCGAATCAACCGACTCCCCCTGAACAGGCATACCCGCTTGACCTTAAGGTGCCGCCCTTCACTCGCAACGGCGCAAATGTCCCGATCGTTGTTGAAATGCGCCACCCGATGAACCCGGACCACTATATCAAGAGCCTTCAGATCCTGAATGAAGCCGATCCGATCCCATCAAAAGGAATCTTTCACTTGAGCCCGGCGAACGGTCGGGCCTATCTCTCAATGCAAGCCCGCATGAACAGCGGTACCTCCACGGTGCTGGCCATTGCCGAATGCACCCGACATGGTCGGTGGACGACAAGCCGACCCATCACGATTCCTGAAGGAGAGGGAGGGTGCGCAACCGGAACTGAAGGGGATGATCATGGATCGTCGGATGACGGCATCCGCCCACCGGTCATCCGAATCCCCGAGCTGGTCGATCGCGGACAGGTCAGGCGGGGCGAGATCATCCGGGTGCAGATGAACGTCAAGCACCCGAGTCGGACCGGCTTAACCCATCAAGGCACGACATTTCGTCACACCGCCGATCCCTTCTATCTGAAAGAAATGACCGTATTGTATGGGGATCGTCTGATCAGTCGTTATGAGATGACGCCCGCCATCAGCGACAATCCGTTCATTACCTTTGCATTGAGGGCGTCGGAACAATCCGCCATCCGGATTGTCGTCACCAACAGTCGCGGTCAACAGTTCCAGGCTACGCAAGAGGTGGCACTCACGTGA
- the petB gene encoding Strongly similar to cytochrome b6: MFDLNELKKRIVESQLWRSIFRHEYSDTPRNRVLQIMANVFLHLHPPKIRRHAIKVRFTWCMGGITFLMFLVTVVTGVILMFYYRPVAEYAYADMKYLEHDVPFGMIMRNMHRWAAHGMVITVWLHMFRVFMTGSYKPPREFNWVVGVILLTITLLLSFTGYLLPWDQLSIWAVTVGTNMARATPFVGSEGPFGEVVGVTSRYDARAFLLGGTLVGPSALLRFYVLHCIFLPILISLLMIVHFWRIRKDGGISGPL, from the coding sequence ATGTTCGATCTGAACGAGCTGAAGAAACGGATCGTCGAGTCGCAACTCTGGCGCTCGATCTTTCGCCACGAGTACTCGGATACTCCGCGCAACCGGGTACTGCAGATCATGGCGAATGTTTTTCTCCACCTGCACCCGCCCAAGATCCGACGCCATGCCATCAAGGTCCGCTTCACCTGGTGCATGGGCGGCATCACCTTTCTGATGTTTCTGGTTACGGTCGTAACCGGTGTGATTCTGATGTTTTATTATCGTCCGGTGGCCGAGTACGCCTATGCCGACATGAAATACCTGGAACACGACGTCCCGTTCGGGATGATCATGCGCAATATGCATCGGTGGGCGGCTCACGGCATGGTGATTACCGTTTGGCTGCATATGTTTCGCGTATTCATGACCGGTTCGTACAAACCGCCGAGAGAGTTCAACTGGGTCGTCGGAGTCATCCTGCTGACGATCACGCTGCTGCTGAGTTTTACCGGCTACCTGTTGCCCTGGGACCAGTTGTCGATCTGGGCCGTGACGGTCGGAACCAATATGGCCAGAGCGACGCCGTTTGTCGGGAGTGAGGGCCCGTTCGGTGAGGTCGTCGGGGTTACGTCGCGGTATGACGCCAGGGCGTTCCTGCTGGGCGGTACGCTTGTAGGACCCTCCGCACTTCTCAGATTTTACGTGTTGCACTGTATCTTTCTGCCGATCCTGATCAGCCTCCTGATGATCGTCCATTTCTGGAGAATCAGAAAAGACGGGGGGATCTCAGGGCCGTTGTAG